One genomic region from Nitrospirota bacterium encodes:
- a CDS encoding serine hydrolase has product MNRPEIDPRTLCLILVLAAALLTGIGAAPASALTQNTIPAKAAVVMDSTGSVLYAKYPNAKLAPASTVKLVTAMVALDNLDPAKKVTISPNAARVRSIEPRLLPYEEMTVSDLLHLALMKSINAAAVALAEETAGSEREFAALMNLKAKEIGAKDTLFANASGLPKGTQYSTAADLVLIMRAALAYPQIREILGKRAWLIRTTEGREIFLESSNDLLYQSNNIIGGKTGYTGNARHCFVCAISTDKGPFYAAVLGARSRSSLWRSTLMLAEIGANPELALTMAKPRVRRVSHKAKALMPEPTLVSSH; this is encoded by the coding sequence ATGAACAGACCTGAGATCGATCCACGAACGCTCTGCCTCATACTCGTTCTTGCCGCTGCGCTGCTCACCGGCATCGGCGCTGCGCCGGCATCGGCGCTGACCCAAAATACCATACCCGCCAAGGCCGCCGTGGTCATGGACTCCACCGGCTCTGTTCTCTACGCGAAATATCCGAACGCAAAGCTCGCTCCCGCAAGCACCGTGAAGCTCGTCACCGCCATGGTGGCCCTGGACAACCTGGATCCCGCGAAAAAGGTGACGATCAGCCCGAATGCGGCCAGGGTCCGGTCCATCGAGCCGAGGCTTCTTCCCTATGAGGAGATGACGGTGTCCGATCTTCTGCATCTCGCGCTCATGAAATCGATCAATGCGGCTGCCGTGGCCCTTGCCGAGGAAACCGCAGGGTCCGAGCGCGAGTTTGCGGCTCTGATGAACCTCAAGGCGAAGGAGATCGGGGCGAAGGACACGCTGTTCGCGAACGCATCGGGGCTCCCGAAGGGGACGCAGTACTCGACGGCCGCCGACCTCGTCCTCATTATGAGGGCCGCTCTTGCCTATCCCCAGATCCGGGAGATCCTGGGCAAGCGCGCGTGGCTCATCAGGACCACGGAGGGAAGGGAAATCTTCCTGGAGAGCTCGAACGACCTCCTCTATCAGAGTAACAATATCATCGGCGGCAAAACGGGCTATACGGGCAACGCCCGGCACTGCTTCGTCTGCGCGATCAGCACGGACAAGGGCCCCTTTTATGCGGCCGTGCTCGGAGCTCGGTCGAGGAGCAGCCTGTGGAGGAGCACCCTCATGCTGGCCGAGATCGGCGCCAATCCCGAACTGGCGCTGACCATGGCAAAACCGCGAGTCCGGAGGGTTTCTCATAAGGCTAAGGCGTTGATGCCGGAGCCAACCCTGGTCTCATCCCATTAA
- the pgm gene encoding phosphoglucomutase (alpha-D-glucose-1,6-bisphosphate-dependent) yields MTTSPLAGKPAPPSILVNVPKLVSAYYSGVPDPVQPEQRVAFGTSGHRGSSLDRTFNEWHILAITQAICLYRSQQGIDGPLFLGADTHALSAPAVASALEVLAANGIEVMISLKDEYTPTPAVSHAILTHNRGRARGLADGVVVTPSHNPPGDGGFKYNPPSGGPADTAVTSWIEAKANEFIRNGLAGVRRVTFEKALRAPTTRRYDFLSSYVEDLGNVIDIDAISKATISLGVDPLGGASVHYWRRIGELYRLNLTVVNEEIDPTFKFMTVDWDGKIRMDPSSPYAMQRLIGLKDQFDIAFACDTDADRHGVVTRSAGLLQPNHYLAVVVRYLFQNRPQWRPDAAVGKTVVSSGMIDRVARKLGRKLYEVPVGFKWFVDGLLDGSLGFGGEESAGASFLRKDGTAWSTDKDGIIPTLLSAEITARTGRDPAGHYQELTREFGDPAYARIDAPATPAQKEALKKLSPDQVRTASLAGEKIQSILTKAPGNGAPIGGLKVIAENCWFAARPSGTENIYKIYAESFLGEKHLERILEEAREIVSASFSTNGQLKAG; encoded by the coding sequence ATGACCACGAGCCCTCTTGCCGGAAAGCCGGCGCCGCCTTCGATCCTTGTCAATGTTCCGAAGCTTGTCTCGGCGTATTACTCAGGCGTGCCTGATCCGGTGCAGCCTGAGCAGCGCGTCGCCTTCGGCACGTCGGGCCATCGCGGCTCCTCCCTGGACAGGACCTTCAACGAATGGCACATTCTCGCCATCACCCAAGCCATCTGCCTCTACCGCTCCCAGCAGGGGATCGACGGCCCGCTCTTCCTTGGGGCCGACACGCATGCGCTCTCGGCCCCCGCGGTTGCCAGCGCCCTCGAGGTGCTCGCTGCGAACGGCATCGAGGTCATGATCTCGCTCAAAGACGAATACACGCCGACGCCTGCCGTATCCCATGCGATCCTTACGCACAACCGCGGACGGGCAAGGGGTCTGGCAGACGGCGTCGTGGTGACCCCCTCCCACAACCCTCCCGGAGATGGCGGCTTCAAGTACAATCCGCCCAGCGGCGGCCCCGCGGATACTGCCGTCACAAGCTGGATCGAGGCGAAGGCGAACGAGTTCATCAGGAACGGACTCGCCGGTGTGAGGCGGGTGACCTTCGAAAAGGCCCTCCGTGCCCCGACCACCCGCCGGTATGATTTCCTGAGTTCTTATGTGGAGGACCTCGGGAACGTGATCGATATTGACGCCATCAGCAAGGCGACGATCAGCCTCGGCGTGGACCCGCTCGGCGGCGCATCGGTCCACTACTGGCGCAGGATCGGCGAGCTCTACCGCCTGAATCTCACGGTCGTGAACGAAGAGATCGATCCGACCTTCAAGTTCATGACCGTGGACTGGGACGGCAAGATCCGCATGGACCCGTCGTCGCCGTACGCGATGCAGCGCTTGATCGGGCTCAAGGACCAGTTCGACATTGCCTTTGCCTGCGATACCGACGCTGACAGGCACGGCGTGGTCACCCGGAGCGCGGGGCTGCTCCAGCCGAACCATTACCTTGCGGTCGTGGTCCGATATCTTTTCCAGAACCGTCCGCAGTGGCGGCCGGACGCGGCAGTAGGGAAGACAGTGGTGAGCAGCGGCATGATCGACCGCGTGGCAAGGAAACTCGGCCGGAAGCTCTACGAGGTGCCGGTCGGGTTCAAGTGGTTCGTCGACGGGCTGCTCGACGGGTCGCTCGGTTTCGGCGGCGAAGAGAGCGCGGGGGCCTCGTTCCTGCGAAAGGACGGTACGGCCTGGTCGACGGACAAGGACGGCATCATCCCGACGCTCCTGTCGGCAGAGATCACGGCGAGGACGGGCAGGGACCCTGCCGGGCATTACCAGGAACTGACGCGCGAATTCGGCGATCCCGCCTATGCGAGGATCGACGCGCCTGCAACGCCGGCTCAGAAGGAAGCGCTCAAGAAACTTTCTCCGGACCAGGTCCGGACCGCTTCTCTTGCCGGGGAGAAGATACAGTCCATTCTCACGAAAGCCCCCGGCAATGGCGCCCCCATCGGCGGACTGAAGGTCATCGCTGAGAACTGCTGGTTTGCGGCCCGGCCCTCGGGGACCGAGAATATTTACAAGATCTACGCGGAAAGCTTCCTGGGAGAGAAGCATCTGGAGCGCATCCTGGAAGAGGCCCGGGAGATCGTGAGCGCTTCGTTTTCGACTAATGGGCAGCTGAAGGCGGGGTAA
- a CDS encoding YqgE/AlgH family protein, whose translation MRKVLFIVGAVIATVFVVDLALLPAGLAPAGVHAGLFPVRTMDAPALPETHPYSDALLAKGKFLVASHTIADPRFQETVVLLIAYDATGATGLIINRPTKVPLAEMLLSMPGLKKRSDSVYYGGPVEGQRMLMLIRSDVKLEESDNVFLNVYVSMSRNTLERMIGAHKTQKQLRVYSGYAGWFPGQLNREVSRGDWHIVNADADSIFEKKSSGIWRELILRSSSIEVWEHDKDKRPCS comes from the coding sequence ATGCGGAAGGTGCTGTTCATAGTTGGCGCCGTCATCGCCACGGTGTTTGTTGTTGATTTGGCCCTCTTACCCGCAGGCTTGGCTCCGGCGGGGGTGCATGCCGGTTTGTTCCCGGTTCGGACAATGGACGCGCCCGCGCTGCCTGAAACCCATCCATACAGCGATGCACTCCTCGCGAAGGGGAAATTCCTTGTTGCAAGCCACACCATCGCCGACCCCCGGTTCCAGGAGACTGTCGTCCTGCTCATCGCTTACGATGCCACAGGCGCTACCGGTCTCATCATCAACCGACCCACGAAGGTGCCCCTCGCCGAGATGCTCTTGTCCATGCCGGGCTTGAAGAAGCGGTCCGACTCCGTTTATTACGGCGGGCCCGTCGAGGGTCAGCGAATGCTTATGCTTATCCGTTCCGATGTAAAGCTGGAAGAGTCAGACAACGTGTTCTTGAACGTGTACGTCAGCATGAGCAGGAACACGCTCGAGCGTATGATAGGCGCTCACAAGACACAAAAGCAGCTCCGGGTGTATAGCGGATACGCCGGGTGGTTTCCAGGGCAGCTCAACAGGGAGGTATCGCGAGGAGACTGGCATATCGTCAACGCCGATGCAGACTCTATCTTCGAAAAGAAGTCGTCAGGAATATGGCGCGAGCTCATTCTTCGAAGCTCTTCCATCGAGGTATGGGAACACGACAAAGATAAAAGACCATGTTCTTAG
- the ald gene encoding alanine dehydrogenase — protein MIIGVPREVKPEEFRVGMTPVGARELVRDSHTVRVETNAGMGSGFSDEEYAKAGAEIIPREGVFERADLVVKVKEPVSREYALLREGVALFTYLHLAPNPELTRVLLEKNITGLAYETLLRDGRLPLLAPMSEIAGRMAPLMAAFYLQKFKGGSGVLPTGVSGVRPGKIVVLGAGTVGTNAARVGMGLGMDTVVINKDTTGLQRIDELFKGRVRTLPLTAHALEEELADADMIVGAVLVPGARTPTLITKNMLGTMKKGSVIVDVSVDQGGCVETSRPTTHDDPVFVVDGIVHYCVANMPGAYPRTSTLALTNATLPYIKILAERGVDDAVETDSIIRSALNTYQGRIMNMALAESMRS, from the coding sequence ATGATCATCGGCGTGCCCAGAGAGGTCAAGCCGGAGGAGTTCCGCGTCGGTATGACGCCCGTCGGAGCCCGTGAGCTGGTGAGAGACAGTCATACGGTGCGGGTGGAAACGAACGCGGGAATGGGAAGCGGTTTTTCCGATGAAGAATACGCGAAGGCCGGGGCCGAGATAATTCCGAGAGAGGGCGTGTTTGAGCGCGCGGACTTGGTCGTAAAGGTCAAGGAGCCGGTCAGCAGAGAGTATGCGCTGCTCAGGGAGGGAGTGGCGCTCTTCACCTACCTCCATCTCGCGCCGAACCCGGAGTTGACCAGGGTGCTGCTTGAAAAGAATATAACCGGCCTTGCCTATGAGACGCTCCTGCGGGACGGCAGGCTCCCGCTCCTCGCGCCCATGAGCGAGATTGCGGGCAGGATGGCGCCGCTCATGGCCGCGTTCTATCTCCAGAAGTTCAAGGGCGGGTCGGGTGTGCTGCCCACGGGCGTGAGTGGTGTTCGGCCCGGCAAGATCGTCGTTCTCGGGGCCGGCACGGTCGGCACGAACGCCGCCCGCGTGGGCATGGGGCTCGGCATGGACACGGTCGTGATCAACAAGGACACGACCGGCCTGCAGCGGATCGATGAACTGTTCAAGGGACGCGTGCGCACCCTGCCGTTGACCGCGCATGCCCTGGAGGAGGAACTCGCCGATGCCGACATGATTGTCGGGGCCGTTCTGGTGCCGGGGGCAAGAACCCCGACCCTGATCACGAAGAACATGCTGGGGACCATGAAGAAAGGATCGGTGATCGTCGACGTGTCCGTGGACCAGGGAGGCTGCGTCGAGACCTCGAGGCCGACCACGCATGACGATCCGGTGTTTGTCGTCGACGGCATCGTGCACTACTGTGTCGCGAACATGCCCGGCGCCTATCCACGGACCTCGACGCTGGCACTCACGAACGCGACGCTCCCCTACATAAAGATCCTCGCCGAGAGAGGTGTCGACGATGCGGTCGAGACCGATTCAATCATCAGGAGCGCCCTGAACACGTATCAGGGACGGATCATGAACATGGCGCTGGCGGAATCGATGCGAAGCTGA
- a CDS encoding DUF4337 domain-containing protein produces the protein MADDKKEPWLSYLALTTVVFAVCATLSTLKGGGYGSKAVLSQAQASDQWSYYQAKSIKGYLYELQRDKLALELKAGIRGAAGEYRNKIEFYGSEIDRYKSDKEEIKKKAEDLEKQRNDAQKHSGAFGLAAMFLQIAILLSSIAALMKQKYFWFLGLAAGSLGLVYFFNGFFLFMP, from the coding sequence ATGGCGGACGACAAGAAAGAACCATGGCTCAGCTATCTCGCTCTCACGACGGTGGTCTTTGCCGTGTGCGCAACGCTCTCGACGCTCAAGGGCGGCGGATACGGGTCGAAGGCCGTATTGTCCCAGGCACAGGCCTCGGACCAGTGGTCCTATTACCAGGCAAAGAGCATCAAGGGCTATCTGTATGAGCTGCAGAGGGACAAGCTGGCGCTGGAGCTCAAGGCGGGCATCCGCGGCGCGGCCGGCGAGTACAGGAACAAGATCGAGTTCTACGGGTCGGAGATCGATCGGTACAAGAGTGATAAGGAGGAGATCAAGAAGAAGGCCGAGGACCTCGAGAAGCAGCGGAACGATGCCCAGAAGCATTCCGGAGCCTTCGGACTGGCTGCCATGTTCCTCCAGATCGCCATTCTGCTCTCCTCCATCGCTGCCCTCATGAAGCAGAAATACTTCTGGTTCCTTGGCCTAGCAGCGGGCAGCCTTGGGCTGGTCTATTTCTTCAACGGTTTCTTCCTGTTCATGCCGTAA
- a CDS encoding cytochrome c3 family protein, with protein sequence MKRILLTLSLLIGMVLSLTGPLAAADGCTDCHANAGRMKDAGYPQFTVTAAEVRIQTLMTAACSDCHLGDPQAKDKVRAHQGLLTMRVFSMKGDTTTGAGMSGFDGKDGRFPEPRGASRATTLAPMGIADSGTRDNSDYPAILYHDKNPDTLAFNPVIAEKTCGKCHPEQVRGFLRTAMGGGSRAHTQSQYVFWTSAAGPQSCGLWLGKLTRPDQAGFTPENVKIYRRHATASLAADTAYAVQRNCNQCHVGCLDCHFGPQKKDASNPRKGQHSFVRKPDALACYGGGRSFSCHAGPMERRRGDGYLRGEFTQASEQGKRALKDMPDIHVRKGVACIDCHEQNAGTTFHADLKRQGGCVNCHPKTVANHATGIHRKVDCAACHTTLIGGYAFNFWTLGSDHGKENPVMRIQDYYTDAMPPILVRNPSGIWIPVHVVPHTSGNVKAGEVKLSKGLVFRNRPDAAVERRYPSNDSFAVTGLVRNMDSKDRDTMVWLNVDRVAHATGRSRPCGSCHASTTQKVTTGFSGGSYRDVRDGSYSIIADGKGLRVADFKGPGGGPPPSGLAPLLTKWGVKGDFSLPPIREKNLYRKLEQDYRAGIFEH encoded by the coding sequence ATGAAGAGAATACTGCTGACCCTGTCACTGCTGATCGGTATGGTGCTGTCCCTGACAGGCCCCCTCGCTGCGGCCGACGGCTGCACGGACTGTCATGCGAACGCGGGCAGGATGAAAGACGCCGGGTATCCGCAGTTCACGGTCACGGCGGCCGAGGTCAGGATCCAGACGTTGATGACGGCGGCGTGCTCCGATTGCCATCTCGGAGATCCGCAGGCGAAGGACAAAGTTCGGGCGCACCAGGGGCTGCTCACCATGCGAGTCTTCAGCATGAAGGGAGACACGACAACGGGAGCCGGTATGAGCGGTTTTGACGGCAAGGACGGGAGATTCCCGGAGCCGCGCGGCGCGAGCAGGGCGACTACACTCGCCCCCATGGGGATTGCCGACAGCGGGACCCGGGACAACAGCGATTACCCGGCCATTCTGTACCACGACAAGAACCCCGATACCCTGGCATTCAATCCCGTCATTGCCGAAAAGACCTGTGGTAAATGTCATCCCGAACAGGTCAGGGGATTTCTCCGGACCGCCATGGGCGGGGGAAGCCGGGCCCACACGCAGAGCCAGTACGTTTTCTGGACGTCGGCAGCGGGTCCCCAGAGCTGCGGGCTCTGGCTCGGGAAACTGACCAGGCCGGACCAGGCCGGCTTCACGCCGGAGAATGTGAAAATCTACCGGCGTCATGCCACGGCTTCTCTCGCGGCAGATACGGCCTATGCCGTGCAGCGGAACTGCAACCAGTGCCACGTCGGCTGTCTTGACTGCCATTTCGGCCCGCAGAAAAAGGATGCGTCAAATCCCCGGAAGGGGCAGCACTCATTCGTCAGGAAGCCGGATGCGCTGGCCTGCTACGGCGGCGGACGTTCGTTCAGCTGTCATGCCGGGCCAATGGAGCGGCGGCGGGGCGACGGATACCTGCGGGGTGAATTCACGCAGGCGAGCGAGCAGGGGAAGCGGGCGCTGAAGGATATGCCCGACATCCATGTCAGGAAGGGCGTTGCCTGCATAGACTGTCATGAACAGAATGCCGGGACCACCTTCCATGCCGACCTGAAGCGGCAGGGCGGATGCGTCAACTGTCATCCGAAGACTGTAGCGAACCATGCCACGGGTATTCACCGCAAAGTGGACTGCGCCGCATGCCACACGACGCTTATCGGAGGGTATGCCTTTAATTTCTGGACCCTGGGAAGCGATCACGGGAAGGAAAATCCGGTCATGAGAATTCAGGACTACTACACGGATGCCATGCCGCCGATCCTTGTCAGGAATCCCAGCGGCATCTGGATCCCGGTCCATGTGGTGCCGCACACTTCGGGGAATGTGAAGGCGGGGGAGGTGAAGCTTTCGAAGGGACTGGTCTTCCGGAACCGGCCAGATGCGGCCGTCGAACGCCGCTATCCGTCGAATGACTCCTTTGCCGTCACCGGGCTGGTGAGGAACATGGACAGCAAGGACCGCGATACGATGGTCTGGTTGAACGTCGACCGCGTAGCGCACGCGACGGGCCGGTCCCGGCCGTGCGGGAGCTGCCACGCCTCCACGACGCAGAAGGTGACGACCGGCTTCAGCGGCGGCTCCTACCGGGACGTCAGGGATGGTTCCTATTCGATCATTGCCGATGGAAAAGGGCTGCGAGTCGCGGATTTCAAGGGGCCCGGCGGGGGACCTCCTCCTTCAGGGCTCGCGCCCCTCTTGACCAAGTGGGGCGTGAAGGGCGACTTCAGTCTGCCGCCTATCAGGGAAAAGAACCTGTACCGGAAGCTCGAGCAGGACTACCGGGCGGGCATCTTCGAACATTAG